The DNA segment GGGCGGTATGCCGCCGCCCGCGGCCAGCGCCGACAGATGGTGGCGGGCGCTGCGGCCCGGATGGAACGTGCGCGCCTCCAGCAGGGCCCCCACCTCGCTCAGCGGCCACGCGAGGTCGCGGTACGCGCGCCCGCCGATGCGGGCCTCGCCGGTGTCGGGGGCGTCCAGACCCATGATCATCCGCATGGTGGTCGACTTGCCCGAGCCGTTCGGACCGAGGAATCCGGTCACGCGCCCCGGACGCACGTCGAAGCTCAGCCCGTCCACGGCGAGGGTGGACCCGTAACTCTTCGTGAGATTCCTGACCTCGATCATCACCACTCCCCGGCACGCCGGTGCGTGCTCACGGGAAGTCACGCTACGGAGCAGGGCCGTGGTGGCGTAACGAGGTTTGCCGCAATCTTCTTCTGGGGGCATACCCCCAGAACCCCGGGTGCTCAGGACCGCAACGCGGGGTGGGGTTTACCACATCGGTGCAGGTGGAAGACGTGTGAGGGTGCCCGAATACGGCGGGCGGCTCGCGACCGCGCCGATACCGGAAGCGGGGCTCACCCCGCCGGGTGCTCGGGCGGCGCCGACCGGGAAGCCGGTTCCGATGAGCCGGCACGGTCCGCGGGCCCGCCCGCAGCCGGCTCGTCGGGGGCGGTACCGGGACCGCCGGGGTCGCCGGCCGTCCGCTCACCGAACGTAGTTCCGCTCCCGGGAACGGGAGCCGACTCGCCGGTTACCGGACCACTGGCCGCCGGAGCATCGGTTTCCGGACCACTGGCCGCCGGAGCACCGGTCGCCGGACCGGTCCCAGGAGCACCGGCTGCCGCACCGGTCCCCGGGACACCGGTTGCCGACGGACCCGCTTCGCCGGATACCGGCTCCACGCCACCCGTCTCGCCCATCGCCCCAGCGGCGGCCGCGCCCGGGTCCGGTCCCAGGTCGCGGAAGCCCTCGGGGCCCGGAGCGGCTTCCTCCTCGGGACCGCCCGGCTCCGGAAGCGGGCCCTGGCCGTCGTCGGGCGGGCCGACGGACTCGCGCTGGGCGCGGTCGAGGAACCGCAGCAGCTCCACGGGGAACGGCAGCACCAGCGTGGAGTTCTTCTCCGCGGCGACCGCCACCATGGTCTGGAGCAGCCGCAGTTGGAGCGCGGCGGGCTGCTTCGACATCTCCCGGGCCGCGTCCGCGAGCTTCTTCGACGCCTGGAGCTCCGCGTCGGCGTTGATCAGCCTGGCCCGCCGTTCCCGGTCCGCCTCGGCCTGGCGCGCCATCGACCGCTTCATGGTCTCCGGCAGGGAGACGTCCTTGATCTCCACGCGGTCCACCTGGACGCCCCAGCCGACGGCCGGGCTGTCGATCATCAGCTCCAGGCCCTGGTTGAGCTTCTCCCGGTTGGAGAGCAGGTCGTCCAGGTCGCTCTTGCCGATGATCGAGCGCAGGGACGTCTGCGCCATCTGGAGGACCGCGAAACGGTAGTCCTCCACCCGCACCAGCGCATTGGCCGCGTCGACCACCCTGAAGTAGACCACCGCGTCCACGCGCACGGTGACGTTGTCCCGGGTGATGCCCTCCTGCGCGGGCACCGGCAGGGTGACGATCTGCATGTTCACCTTGTACATGCGGTCCACGACCGGGGCGAGTACGGTCAGGCCCGGATCGCGCACGGTGCCGTGCAGCCGTCCGAGCCGGAAGACCACCCCGCGCTCGTACTGCTTGACGACCCGGGCGCAGGAGGCCAGGCAGAGCAGCACCAGGACGACCGCCACGATGATCGCTACAACAAGACCCGCCATGACGGACCCCTGACATCGGAGAGCTCTCTACGAGAGTCAAGGATATGTCTGTTTTGTCGGATTTCGGAGTCTCGTCTCGCCTCATGGGGGTCCCAGCGGGCGCGCTGCTGCCGTTCGGCGCCCCCGTGGCTCGGGCGCGCGACCGCGCCGGCTGCCTGGCCTGCCCGGTCGGTCATCCGCCGTCGCCGGCGTCGGACGGTTGTTCCCGTGCGGCGTTCCCGCGCGCCCTAGCCGCGCGCCGTTCCCGCTCGTCAGTCCGTCGTGGAGTCCAGCAGCGACATCAGCACCCGGGCCGCCGGGCTCGTGGCGGCCTCCTGGGGGAGGACGGCGACGGTCGCGTAGTTGATCCCGGCGGCCACGCCGAGCGGTACCACGGCCAGGCCCGACGCCTGTGACTTGCGGGAGAAGTGCCGGGGCACCACGGCTATACCGAGGCCCTCCTGCACCAGCTCCAGCAGGCCGTGCACGTCGTTGACCTCCAGCGTCACCGTCCGGTGCATCCCGGCCGCGGCGAAGGCGGCGTCCGTGGTCCTGCGTGGACCCCAGTCCGGGTGGAAGTCGACGAAGGCCTCCTCGTCCAGCTTCCCCAGATCGGCCACCTCGTCCGTATGGGCGGCCAGGCGGTGCTCCGGGTGGCAGAGCAGCACCATCGGCTCCCGGGCCAGCGGCACCGCCCGCACCGGACCCGCCAGCTCACCGGAGGTGACCGCGAACGCCAGGTCGAGCCGGCCCGCGGCGACCTCCTCGACCAGCAGCCCCGAGCCCGCCTGCCGCAGCCGGATGTCCACCTCCGGATGCCGCTCCCGGAATGCCGCCAGCAGCCGTGGCACGCGCACGCCCGCGATGCACTGCTCGGTGCCGAGCGCGAGCCTGCCGCGCAGCACCCCCTGCACCGCGGCCACCGCCTCCTGCGCGGCGCGGACCCCGGCGAGCACTCGTTCGGCCTCGCCCAGCAGGGCCCGGCCCGCCTCGGTGAGGGTCACATGCCGGGTGGTGCGCACGAACAAGGGTGCCCCCAGCTCGCGCTCCAGGGCGCGAATGGATGCGGACAAGCCCGATTGCGACACCATCAAGCGCTCCGCAGCACGGGTGAAATGCTGGTCCTCTGCTACCGCGACGAAGTGCTGAAGGTGGCGTAGTTCCATGATTGAGCAGCCTATCCGCTCAATCCCATCGGATTCTCCTGTTGGACCAATGCCCGGGGTCGGCGGAAGGATGTCCCGGATCCGTGTCCGTCCCCTCCGTCACCTCAGCAGGAGTGCATGTGTACACCGCACACCCCGACCGGTATGCAGCCATGCCCTATCGCCGCGTCGGCCGCAGCGGCGTCCGGCTGCCGGCGCTGTCGCTCGGCCTGTGGCACAACTTCGGCCCCGACCGCGCCGCGGGGACCCAGCGTGAGATCCTCTGCCGCGCGTTCGACCTCGGGGTCACCCACCTCGACCTGGCCAACAACTACGGCCCGCCGCCCGGCGCCGCGGAGGAGGCCCTGGGGCAGGTGCTCCTGAGCGACCTCGGGAAGTACCGCGACGAGCTGTTCATCTCCACCAAGGCCGGCTATGGGATGTGGCCGGGCCCCTACGGCGAGTACGGCTCCCGCAAGTCCCTCCTGGCGTCGCTCGACCAGAGCCTCGACAGGATGGGCCTGGAGTACGTCGACGTGTTCTACTCGCACCGCTTCGACCCGGACACCCCGCTCGAGGAGACCATGGGGGCGCTGCACTCGGCCGTGCAGCAGGGCAAGGCGCTGTACGTGGGCGTGTCCAACCACTCGCCGCAGCAGACCCGCGAGGCGGCCCGCATCCTCGCGGAGCTGGGCACCCCGCTGCTCATCCACCAGCCGCGGTACTCGATGCTCGACCGCCGCGTCGAGGACGGGCTGCTCGAGACGCTGGACGAGCTCGGCGTGGGGTCCATCGCCTACTCGCCGCTGGAACAGGGACTGCTCACCAACCGCTACCTCAACGGCGTCCCGGCGGGCTCCCGGGCGGCCGGCGCCAGCCCCTTCCTCACTGAGGAGAAACTGACCGGCGAGCTCGTCGGCCGGCTGCGGTCGCTCCAGGAGATCGCTGAGGCCCGCGGCCAGAGCCTGGCGCAGATGGCCCTCGCGTGGGTGCTGCGCAACGTCACGTCCGCGGTCATCGGGGCCAGCAGCGTCACCCAGCTGGAGGACAGCCTCGCCGCGGTGAACTTCCTGAAGTTCACTCGGGAGGAGCTGCTCGGGATCGACGCGGTCATCGCCGGCGGTGCGAGCGCCTGACGGTGGGACCGTGGCCGCGGCCGATTGGTGACCGGCGGGTTATGGGCGACAGCGGATGGCACGGCAAGGAGGTGAATCGGAATTCACCTACACTGGTGAATTCCGATTCACCTCGCAGGCCGACGCCTCCACGCGCCGGCCGGTACCCACGCCTGTGCTGGAGCGTTCATGGAGCCCGATCCGACCGCGGCCGACCAAGGGGGCATACGCGCCCGCATGACGGTTCCGGTGCTCGCCTTCGGCGGCATCCTCATGGCCGTCATGCAGACCGTCGTCGCACCGCTGCTGCCGGACCTTCCGCGGCTCACGGGGGCGTCGGCCGGCAGCGTGTCCTGGATGGTCACGGCGACACTGCTCACCGGCGCGGTGCTGACCCCGGTGCTCGGCCGGGCGGGCGACATGTACGGCAAGCGGCGGGTGCTGCTGATCGCGCTGGCGCTGATGACCGTGGGCTCCGTGCTGTGTGCGATGACCTCCGACATCCGGCTGCTGATCGCCGCGCGCGGGCTCCAGGGCGCCGCCGCCGCGGTCGTGCCGCTCTCCATCAGCATCCTGCGTGACGAACTGCCTCCGGCGCGCACCGGTTCCGCGGTGGCGCTGATGAGCTCCACGGTCGGCATCGGCGCGGCCCTCGGGCTGCCGCTCGCCGCGATCATCGTGCAGTACGCGAACTGGCACGTGATGTTCTGGGCCACCAGCGGGCTCGGGGCGCTCGGTCTGGCGCTCGCCTGGTGGGCGGTGCGCGAGTCGCCCGTGCGCTCGCCGGGCCGCTTCGACACGCCGGGCGCACTGGGGCTCGCCGCCGGGCTCGTCTGCCTGCTGCTCGGCGTCTCGCAGGGCGGCCAGTGGGGCTGGACCAGCCCAGGCATCCTGGGCCTCTTCGCCGGCTGCGTCCTGATCATGGCCCTGTGGTGGCGCCAGCAGCTCCGCGCCGAGCGGCCCCTGGTCGATCTGAGGCTCGCATCCCGCCCGGGCGTCGCGCTGCCGCACCTGGCCGCGCTCCTCGCCGGCTTCGCCTTCTACGCGAACTCCCTGGTCACCGCCCAGCTCGTGCAGGCTCCCACCGCCACGGGCTACGGGCTCGGCCTGTCCATCGTCGGCAGCGGCCTGTGCCTGCTGCCGAGCGGCATCATCATGCTGCTCTTCTCACCGGTCTCCGCACGCATCTCCGCGGCCCGCGGCGCCCGGGTCACGCTCGCGCTCGGGGCCCTCGTGATCGCCCTGGGCTACGTGCTGCGCATCGCCGACAGCCGGGCGCTGTGGGCCGTGATCCTCGGTGCCGCGGTCGTCTCCACCGGCACCACCCTGTGCTACTCGGCGCTGCCGACCCTCATCCTGCGCGCGGTCCCTGGCGATCAGACCGCCTCGGCCAACGGCGTGAACGTCCTGATGCGCACCATCGGGCAGGCGGTGTGCAGCGCGGCCGTGGCGGCGGTGCTGGTGCACCACACCATGCCGCTGGGCGGACAGCCGGTGCCGACCCTGCACGGCTACCTGCTGGCCTTCGTGATGGCCGGTACGGTCGCCCTGATCGCGTGCGCCGTGGCACTCGCGGTCCCCGCGGACCCGGGCAGGCCGGGGACGCGCGCCGGCTCGTCCGCAGACGGCGGGGGCACCCTCGTGGGCGCCTCGGCCGCGGGTTCCGGCACTTCCGAGAGGACGGACGGCCCGGCCGGGACGGACGGCAAGGCACGGGAAGGAGCATGACGCCGATGGCGGTGACGTCCGGGGGACCGCCGGATCCGCCCGCTCCCGCTCCCGCACCCGCCCCGGGCCGCCGGGATGCCGGGGCGACCAGGTCCGCCATCGTCCGCGCCGCCCGCCACCTGCTGGCCCGGCACGCGCACGCCGACATCACCCTGAAGGCGGTCGCCGAACGCGCGGGCGTGAGCGCGCCGTTGATCCTCAAGTACTTCGGCAGCAAGGACGCCCTCTTCGCCCAGGTGATGTCCTTCGAGGCGGACGCCGCCGCGCTGCTGGACGCGCCGCTGCACGGGCTCGGCGCGCACATGGTCCGGCACGTCCTGGTCAGCCAGATCGAGCGCGGCGCCGACCCGCTGCTGCGAGTGGTGTTCGCGCCGCTGCACCGCGAGCACGGCGACGTCCTGCGCGCCAACTTCCGCGCCCAGGTCGCCGAACGCCTCGCCGCCCGGCTGGCGGGACCCGACACCGGCCTGCGCGCCGAGCTGGCCGTCGGCATGCTGCTCGGCCTCGGCGTGATGTACGGCATCGTGAGCGGCACCCATCTGCGTGCCGCCGCCGTCTCCGCCATCACCGACCGCTACGGTCCCGCGGTCCAGGCCCAGCTGACCCCGGGGCACGCGGGCGGTGCGCCGGCGTAGGCGCGGTTCCTCCGCCGGCGTCCGGCGGACGGTGGGCGCCGTCTCCGTGTGCGGCGCCCGCGCGCTGCCCCATTCGGGGCGTACGTCGTCCGGACCCGCTCCGGCGGCGCCGGTGGTGCGCTGCTCATAGCGTTGCTCGCGACAGGGTGTTTCCGGGGCCCCTCAGGCGGAGGTGCCCGACGGCGGAGCGGCGCAGCCGGGCGGCGGACAGGGAGCGTGGCCATGCGGACGAGCGCACGGGTTTCTGCCGCAGCCATGGGCGCCGCGGCCGTCGCGATCGGGCTGGCACCGGCCGCCGTGGCCGGAACGGCGCTGCCGCCGGCGCACGTGAGGAGCGCGCAGCAGCCGACGGGACAGGGTCCGCCGGTTCGCCCGGACACCGGTGCCGGGCGGAGCCGGAGCGGCGCCGTGAGCCGGCCGGAACGATCGGGGAGCCCGGCAGGGGAGCCCGCCGGACCGTCCGCCCGTTCCCTGCCGGGCACCGCCGCCGCACGGTCTGAGCGACCGGCATCCGGCGCGGCGGGGAAGCCGGACGGCGTGTCCGGCCCGCCGGCGACTCGGAGCGGAGCCGCCGAGCCCGCCCCGCGACCGGGCACCGGGGACCCTCTGGACACCCGCCCGCCGGCCACCGGCGGCCGGACCGGCGCGGCCACCGCGACCCCTCCGGCCACCGGCACCGTGCCGGAGGAGGGTCCGCTCCAGGACGAGGGGACGAGCCGCGGCGTCGCGGAGGACGCCGGCTCCGCACGGAACGGTGGAACGGCACAGGACGGCGGCACCCCGGCGGACGGATCCGCACGGGGCGGTGCCGCACGGGACGACCTCTCCGTCTACGACCCCACCCCCACCCCTGCTGCCGAGCCGGCCCGGGGCGGCCGGCCGGACGCCCCGGGCGGGAGCACCCGCCGCCCGGCCGGAGCACCCGCCGTCGGCACCGGCGCCGCGGGAACATGCCAGGGCACCACGAGCGGTTCGGCGCGGCCATCGGGCGGCGCTCCCTCACCCACCCGCGATCCGGGCCGTGCCCGGAAGCCCTCCGCCGGCCGCGGCACCGCCCCGGACGGCGTCCCCGCACCGGACCGATCGGGCCGCCCCGGCCCGGCCGGAGGCGCCGTCGAGGCGGGTGTCGGCGGTTCCGGCATCCCCTGGGGGCCCGCCCAACTCGCCCTGGGCGCTGCCCTGATGCTCGGAGTGCTCGGCACCGCCGGGTACCACGGCGTCCAGTACGCCCGCGCGACGACCCGGCGAGAGTGATCCGCGCCCTCGCCGAGGGGCATGGGCGCACCCGTCCGGACGGAGCACCCCGCCGCCGCCACCGGGACCCGCGAAGGCACCGCCCCCGCCGAGCCCATCGCACTCCGCATGAGGAACCGCCCGAACCGCCCCCGTCAACGCCCCCCAGAAGCCCCCGACACCCCGGCCACCGGCGCGGGGAGCGGCGTGGCGGGGCCGACCGGACCGGGGGCCGGGGCCGGGCCGGGCGCCGTGAGGTGGGTGTGCAGCAGGTCGTCCAGCGCCTCGCGCACCCCGGCCTCCCGTGCCACCGAGAACAGCGCCCGGGTCAGTGCGGGTTCGGGGCCGCGATCGTCGGTGACCAGGCCCACCCGGGCGCCCTGCACCGGACCGGTCAGCGGCACCACCCGCATGCCCTGCGGCACTCCGAACATGTGCAGCCACGCGTGCGAGATCACGCTCGACCAGCGGCCGCCCGCCAGATGCGCGTAGAGCCCCGCCACCGTGTCCGTCTCGATCGCCGGGCGCGCCGTCGCGCCGTCGGCGCCGAAGCACTCGTCCATGATCCGGCGGTTGCGCATCCGCTGCGCCAGCAGGCACAGCGGCACCTCAGCCACCTCGGCCCAACGCGCACGCTCCGCCCCGGCGAGCGGCCCGTCCCCCGGCGTGAGCAGCACGTAGCGCTCCTCGTAGAGCGGGATCCTGTGCACGTGCCGCAGCGTGTCGTCGTCGATGTACGTCATGGCGGCGTCGATGTCGCAGTTGCTGAGCATGCGGACGATGTCACGCGACGACAGCGACTCGACCAGGCTCACCCGGGCGTGCGGATGGCGGGCGCAGAACGGGGTGGTGAGCAGCGACGCGACGGTCAGGGCCGTGGGGATGGCGCCCAGGCGCAGCACGCCCGTGAGGCCGCCGCGCAGCTCGGAGAGCTCCTGCCGCATTCCGTCGCACTCGGCCAGGATGCGGTGCGCCCAGGACAGCACCCGTTCGCCCTCCGGGGTGAACCCCTCGAAGCGCTGCCCGCGCCGCACGATGGCCACGCCGAGCTCGGCCTCCAGACGGCGGATGCCGGCGGACAGGGACGGCTGCGAGACGAAGCACGCCGCGGCGGCACGGGCGAAGTGCCGCTCGCGGGCCAGGGCAGTGAGGTACTCGAGCTGGCGAAGGAGCATGCCCCACCTTGTGCGCGCCGGGGCACGTCCGTCCAGACACCTGTCACCCCCGGTGTGTGCGGCACCGGGCGGGCACGCGCCGCACGGCCGCCGCGGAGCACGTCACCCCGCGGCGCGCGGCCCCGCTGCCCGTCGCCAGCTGTGCTGGGGCACGAAGCCCAGTAGCCGTTCGCACGCGCTCGTGTCGTACAGCGAGGTGTGGTCGGCAAGGGGCAGGAAGGCCGGGACGCCCGGGTAATGGGTGTCCATCAGCTCGGCGGAGGTGAGCGGTGACGAGGTGTCGGGGGCCGCGACGTTGATCACGTGACAGCCCCGCACGTCCGCCTCCACGGCCCGGCGCACGGCGGCCGCGGCGTCCCTGGTGTCCAGCCACCCCCACAGGTCGTGCCGGTGGGCGCCCGGGTCCGCGGCCACCGCGGCGAGCTGCCGCTCCAAGCGCTCGCCGCTGCCGGTGAACGGGAAGCGCATGCACACCACGTCCATGCCCCACAGGCGGTGAGCGGTCCGCGCCACCTCCTCCAGCACCAGCTTCGAAAGACCGTAGGAGTCCCGCACCAGCGTCGGATGCTCCTCGTCGATCGGCACGTAGAGCGGCGAGACGGGCACCGGCGACCAGGCCAGGCCGAGTGCCGACAGGCTGGACGCGGCCGCGACCCGTCGCACCCCGGCCCGCCCCGCTTCCTCGAACACCCGGTGTGCGGTATGGCAGTTGTGCGCGAACAGCGCGCTGGGGTCGTCCGGGTCGGGGTGCGGGATGGCGCCGAGGTGCACCACCGCCTCGGCGCCGTCCATCGCCTTGCGCACGAGCTCCGGGTCCTGGAGGTCGCCGACGTGCACCCGCTCCGGGCGGGAGTCGTCCAGGGGCACCCGGTCGGTCGCCACCACGGTGTGCCCGGCGGCCAGCAGTTCCGTGAGGACGTGCTGTCCGATGTGGCCCGCGGCGCCGGTGACCAGGATCCGCATCAGCCCTTCACCGCCCCGACCAGACCGCTCACGAAGTACCGCTGGAGGCTGACGAAGAGCAGGATCACCGGGATCACCACGATCAGCGCGCCCGCCATCAGGTTGTTGTAGTGCGGCACGCTCTCCGCGGCCAGCGTCTGGAGGCCGAGCGGCAGCGTGTACGTGGACGGGTCGTTCAGCGACACCCGGGTCAGCAGGTACTCGTTCCAGGTGGGGATGGCCGTCAGCAGCGCCACCGTGATGAGCGCCGGGCGGGCCAGCGGCAGGTACACCCGGGTGAAGATGCGCAGTTCACCGGCGCCGTCCACCCGCGCGGAGTCCCGCAGCTCCTTGGGGACGGCGGCGAACGCGCCCGTCATCAGCAGCACCGACAGGGGCGCGGTGCCGTTGACGAACGGCAGCACGAGGCCGATGTGGGTGCCGAGGATGCCCATCTTGTTCTCCAGCAGCACGATCGGCAGCATCACCGTGATCCCCGGTACGAACAGCAGCGAGACGAACAGCCGGGACAGCGCGGTCCGCCCCGGGAAGCGCAGCACCGCGAAAGCGTAGCCCGCCGCCGCGTAGATGACGAGGGTGAGCACGGCGGTCAGCAGCATCACCTGGACGCTGTTGAGGAAGTAGTCGAAGAAGTGCAGCCGGTCCCAGGTGCTCACCAGGGTGTCCCAGGTGGGGTGCTGCGGGATCAGGTGCCCGCCGCGCACCACCTCGTACTGGTCCTTGAACGCCGCCGACACCATCCACAGGAACGGATAGATGCTGACGAGCCCGTACAGGGCGAGCAGCACGCCCACGACCAGGCGTGCCAGCCGCCGGCGGGTCCGCGCGGCGCCGTCCGCGGAGTGGGCGGACGGGGCGGCCGGCGCCGTGGAGATCGTCGTCATGTCTTGCTCCGCAGGGCTCGCAGATTGATCAGTGCCAGGATCAGCGCGGCGGCGAACAGCAGCCAGCCGAGCGCGCTCGCCAGGCCCAGGGTCGGCGCCAGGTCCTTCAGGAACGCCAGGCGGTACGCTTCCAGGCCGAGCACGTTGGTGTGGTCGCCGGGGCCGCCGTCCGTCATCACCAGGAACGTCTGGAAGCCCTGGAGTGACTCGCGCAGATTGAGCAGGACCACGATGGACGTGATCGGGCGGACCAGCGGCCAGACCACGGAGGCCGTCGAGCGCCACCAGCCGGCGCCGTCGAGCTGCGCCGCCTCCAGCAGGCTGCCGTCGATGCCCTGCAACCCGGTGAGGTACAGCAGCATCGCCACCGGCACCGCGCCCCAGACCGTCACCACGATCATGGTGGGCAGCGCCGTGTCCGGGTTGCCCAGCCAGCCCTGCGGCTGCTGGAGCGAGCCCAGGCCGAGCTGCCCGAGCAGGGTGTTGACCGCGCCGTCCGGTTGCAGGATGTACGTCCACGCGAAGAACACGGCGATGCCGCTGGTGACGTACGGCAGGAAGTAGACCGAGCGGAGGAAGCCCTGCATCCGCTTGGCCTGGTTGAGGAGGACGGCCAGCGGGAACGACACGACGACGGTCAGCACCGGCACGCCGATCATCACCCAGAGGGTGTTGACCGCGGCGTGCCGCACCCGGGGCGCGTAACGCGGGTCGTGCCAGAGGATGTCGGCGTAGTTGCCGAGCCCGACCCAGGTCCAGTGCGGCGTGAAGCCGTTCCACTGGGCGAAGCTCAGCGTGAAGCCGTAGCCCACCGTGTACAGGCCCATCACGCAGAACAGCACCACGGCCGGGGCGACGAACGCGTAGCCGGCCAGGGCCTCGCGTAGCCGGGCCGAGCGCCCGCCCGAGCTGCCGGAGGACGCCTGGCCGCCGTCCGCCGCGGGCCCGCCCAGCGGCCCCGGACGGCCGCCGCCCGGGGCCCCGGCCTCGGCCGGGGCGGCGGACCGGAAAGCGGCGCTCACTTCGACGCCGCCCAGTAGGAGTCGATCACCTTGCGCATGTCCTGCCCGGTCTTCGCGGGCGTCGACTTCTTCAGCGGGGTGAGGTCGGCCAGCACCTCGCCGACCGGGTCCTGCTCGTAGCCCGCCGGCCGGAAGTCGTTGAGGCTCGGGTTGTAGGTCTCGCCGGGGGCTCCCTGGAAGCTGTCGATCAGCGAGCCGAGCGTGGGTCCGAGCACCTTCACTCCCTCGGTGCCCAGCTCGGTCGCCGGCAGGTCGATGGACTCCTTGGCGAACTGCGCGGCCACCTTCTGGCCGGACAGGAACTCCATCCACTTCCTGGCGTTGTCCGGCTGGGTGCTGGTGGACGTCAGGGTGAGCCCGGTCAGCGCCAGGGGCCCGAGGCCCCGGTGC comes from the Streptomyces sp. TS71-3 genome and includes:
- a CDS encoding LysR family transcriptional regulator, whose protein sequence is MLLRQLEYLTALARERHFARAAAACFVSQPSLSAGIRRLEAELGVAIVRRGQRFEGFTPEGERVLSWAHRILAECDGMRQELSELRGGLTGVLRLGAIPTALTVASLLTTPFCARHPHARVSLVESLSSRDIVRMLSNCDIDAAMTYIDDDTLRHVHRIPLYEERYVLLTPGDGPLAGAERARWAEVAEVPLCLLAQRMRNRRIMDECFGADGATARPAIETDTVAGLYAHLAGGRWSSVISHAWLHMFGVPQGMRVVPLTGPVQGARVGLVTDDRGPEPALTRALFSVAREAGVREALDDLLHTHLTAPGPAPAPGPVGPATPLPAPVAGVSGASGGR
- a CDS encoding carbohydrate ABC transporter permease; the encoded protein is MTTISTAPAAPSAHSADGAARTRRRLARLVVGVLLALYGLVSIYPFLWMVSAAFKDQYEVVRGGHLIPQHPTWDTLVSTWDRLHFFDYFLNSVQVMLLTAVLTLVIYAAAGYAFAVLRFPGRTALSRLFVSLLFVPGITVMLPIVLLENKMGILGTHIGLVLPFVNGTAPLSVLLMTGAFAAVPKELRDSARVDGAGELRIFTRVYLPLARPALITVALLTAIPTWNEYLLTRVSLNDPSTYTLPLGLQTLAAESVPHYNNLMAGALIVVIPVILLFVSLQRYFVSGLVGAVKG
- a CDS encoding MFS transporter is translated as MEPDPTAADQGGIRARMTVPVLAFGGILMAVMQTVVAPLLPDLPRLTGASAGSVSWMVTATLLTGAVLTPVLGRAGDMYGKRRVLLIALALMTVGSVLCAMTSDIRLLIAARGLQGAAAAVVPLSISILRDELPPARTGSAVALMSSTVGIGAALGLPLAAIIVQYANWHVMFWATSGLGALGLALAWWAVRESPVRSPGRFDTPGALGLAAGLVCLLLGVSQGGQWGWTSPGILGLFAGCVLIMALWWRQQLRAERPLVDLRLASRPGVALPHLAALLAGFAFYANSLVTAQLVQAPTATGYGLGLSIVGSGLCLLPSGIIMLLFSPVSARISAARGARVTLALGALVIALGYVLRIADSRALWAVILGAAVVSTGTTLCYSALPTLILRAVPGDQTASANGVNVLMRTIGQAVCSAAVAAVLVHHTMPLGGQPVPTLHGYLLAFVMAGTVALIACAVALAVPADPGRPGTRAGSSADGGGTLVGASAAGSGTSERTDGPAGTDGKAREGA
- a CDS encoding TetR/AcrR family transcriptional regulator gives rise to the protein MAVTSGGPPDPPAPAPAPAPGRRDAGATRSAIVRAARHLLARHAHADITLKAVAERAGVSAPLILKYFGSKDALFAQVMSFEADAAALLDAPLHGLGAHMVRHVLVSQIERGADPLLRVVFAPLHREHGDVLRANFRAQVAERLAARLAGPDTGLRAELAVGMLLGLGVMYGIVSGTHLRAAAVSAITDRYGPAVQAQLTPGHAGGAPA
- a CDS encoding aldo/keto reductase, with amino-acid sequence MYTAHPDRYAAMPYRRVGRSGVRLPALSLGLWHNFGPDRAAGTQREILCRAFDLGVTHLDLANNYGPPPGAAEEALGQVLLSDLGKYRDELFISTKAGYGMWPGPYGEYGSRKSLLASLDQSLDRMGLEYVDVFYSHRFDPDTPLEETMGALHSAVQQGKALYVGVSNHSPQQTREAARILAELGTPLLIHQPRYSMLDRRVEDGLLETLDELGVGSIAYSPLEQGLLTNRYLNGVPAGSRAAGASPFLTEEKLTGELVGRLRSLQEIAEARGQSLAQMALAWVLRNVTSAVIGASSVTQLEDSLAAVNFLKFTREELLGIDAVIAGGASA
- a CDS encoding slipin family protein — translated: MAGLVVAIIVAVVLVLLCLASCARVVKQYERGVVFRLGRLHGTVRDPGLTVLAPVVDRMYKVNMQIVTLPVPAQEGITRDNVTVRVDAVVYFRVVDAANALVRVEDYRFAVLQMAQTSLRSIIGKSDLDDLLSNREKLNQGLELMIDSPAVGWGVQVDRVEIKDVSLPETMKRSMARQAEADRERRARLINADAELQASKKLADAAREMSKQPAALQLRLLQTMVAVAAEKNSTLVLPFPVELLRFLDRAQRESVGPPDDGQGPLPEPGGPEEEAAPGPEGFRDLGPDPGAAAAGAMGETGGVEPVSGEAGPSATGVPGTGAAAGAPGTGPATGAPAASGPETDAPAASGPVTGESAPVPGSGTTFGERTAGDPGGPGTAPDEPAAGGPADRAGSSEPASRSAPPEHPAG
- a CDS encoding NAD(P)-dependent oxidoreductase produces the protein MRILVTGAAGHIGQHVLTELLAAGHTVVATDRVPLDDSRPERVHVGDLQDPELVRKAMDGAEAVVHLGAIPHPDPDDPSALFAHNCHTAHRVFEEAGRAGVRRVAAASSLSALGLAWSPVPVSPLYVPIDEEHPTLVRDSYGLSKLVLEEVARTAHRLWGMDVVCMRFPFTGSGERLERQLAAVAADPGAHRHDLWGWLDTRDAAAAVRRAVEADVRGCHVINVAAPDTSSPLTSAELMDTHYPGVPAFLPLADHTSLYDTSACERLLGFVPQHSWRRAAGPRAAG
- a CDS encoding carbohydrate ABC transporter permease, giving the protein MSAAFRSAAPAEAGAPGGGRPGPLGGPAADGGQASSGSSGGRSARLREALAGYAFVAPAVVLFCVMGLYTVGYGFTLSFAQWNGFTPHWTWVGLGNYADILWHDPRYAPRVRHAAVNTLWVMIGVPVLTVVVSFPLAVLLNQAKRMQGFLRSVYFLPYVTSGIAVFFAWTYILQPDGAVNTLLGQLGLGSLQQPQGWLGNPDTALPTMIVVTVWGAVPVAMLLYLTGLQGIDGSLLEAAQLDGAGWWRSTASVVWPLVRPITSIVVLLNLRESLQGFQTFLVMTDGGPGDHTNVLGLEAYRLAFLKDLAPTLGLASALGWLLFAAALILALINLRALRSKT
- a CDS encoding LysR family transcriptional regulator is translated as MELRHLQHFVAVAEDQHFTRAAERLMVSQSGLSASIRALERELGAPLFVRTTRHVTLTEAGRALLGEAERVLAGVRAAQEAVAAVQGVLRGRLALGTEQCIAGVRVPRLLAAFRERHPEVDIRLRQAGSGLLVEEVAAGRLDLAFAVTSGELAGPVRAVPLAREPMVLLCHPEHRLAAHTDEVADLGKLDEEAFVDFHPDWGPRRTTDAAFAAAGMHRTVTLEVNDVHGLLELVQEGLGIAVVPRHFSRKSQASGLAVVPLGVAAGINYATVAVLPQEAATSPAARVLMSLLDSTTD